From a region of the Enterobacter sp. JBIWA008 genome:
- a CDS encoding phage virion morphogenesis protein: MSNDLFRELDQVFSDILAGTSQAGRIRTARAVGQALRKSQQQRIKAQQNPEGSPYPARRRRVLRSQQGIVFVWQGEIRRLKNWHGGRGKYGRTITGFDEERNDIRTFYRSDIERYIEINTRSVRRSTAKKVPMFQRLRSYRFLKMRADAGGTSVGYDGVAARIARVHQYGQRDQVGPGAFAKYPVRELLGFTAGDEQMITEQVLNSLGSAAR, translated from the coding sequence ATGAGTAACGATCTCTTCCGTGAGCTGGATCAGGTATTCAGCGACATACTGGCGGGCACCTCGCAGGCCGGACGTATTCGCACCGCCCGCGCGGTTGGCCAGGCACTGCGAAAGAGCCAGCAACAGCGCATCAAAGCGCAGCAAAACCCGGAAGGTTCGCCTTACCCTGCCCGCCGTCGCCGGGTGCTGCGTTCTCAACAGGGCATCGTGTTTGTCTGGCAGGGCGAGATCCGCCGCCTCAAAAACTGGCATGGAGGCCGGGGGAAATACGGGCGCACCATTACCGGCTTTGACGAAGAGCGCAACGATATTCGCACGTTTTACCGCAGCGATATTGAGCGTTACATCGAGATCAATACGCGCTCAGTTCGCCGCAGCACTGCGAAGAAGGTGCCGATGTTTCAGCGGCTGCGCAGTTATCGCTTTCTCAAAATGCGTGCTGATGCAGGGGGCACATCCGTGGGTTATGACGGCGTGGCGGCACGCATTGCGCGTGTACACCAGTATGGCCAGCGCGACCAGGTCGGGCCGGGTGCCTTTGCTAAATATCCGGTGCGTGAGCTGCTGGGCTTTACCGCGGGCGATGAGCAGATGATTACAGAACAGGTGCTTAACAGTCTGGGGAGTGCCGCACGATGA
- a CDS encoding terminase family protein, which yields MIQDAFVRQRAKQLYWQGYPPAEIARLMGINQNTIYAWKKRDEWDETPPVQRVSQSMDARLIQLTDKKDKTGGDFKEIDLLTRQLKKLSDGQPAGAGAGKKPRKRKLKNHFTEEQIVALREKILDSLSWHQRGWYEQRHHRNRMILKSRQIGATWYFAREALLDALRDDVKYPYQRNQIFLSASRRQAHQFRGFIQKMAEEVDVELKGGDKIVLSNGAELHFLGTSAATAQSYTGNLKFDEFFWVSNFTNLRKVAGAMATLKGLTRTYFSTPSGETHEAYPFWTGDRWNEKRPKAQRKAFDVGWKTLNSGLLCPDKTWRQIVTLKDVIDHGWEYTDLEEIQDENSEDEFRNLYMCEFVRDGESAFNLNALIGCGADGYDEWPDWKPFASRPMGNRPVWIGYDANGSSGNGDSGAICVVVPPLVPGGKFRTVETEQVRGLEFEEQAKVIENFTFKYNVQHVGIDVTGGNGEAVYQIVKKFFPMAMPYTMSMTSKRALVLKMLQLIRAGRWEYDRSERALINAFNSVRKVKTPGGFITYDTDRSRGVSHGDLAWANMLAIINEPLGQESGSGGFAMEF from the coding sequence ATGATACAGGACGCTTTTGTACGTCAGAGGGCAAAACAACTTTACTGGCAGGGCTACCCGCCAGCGGAGATCGCGCGCCTGATGGGGATTAATCAGAACACAATTTACGCCTGGAAGAAACGCGATGAATGGGATGAAACGCCGCCCGTCCAGCGCGTCAGCCAGTCTATGGATGCCCGCCTCATCCAGCTTACGGACAAGAAAGACAAGACCGGGGGAGACTTCAAGGAGATTGATCTGCTGACCCGGCAACTGAAAAAGCTGTCTGACGGACAACCGGCAGGGGCTGGCGCGGGCAAAAAGCCGCGCAAGCGCAAGCTGAAAAACCACTTCACCGAAGAACAGATCGTCGCGCTGCGGGAGAAAATACTTGATTCCCTTTCGTGGCATCAACGCGGCTGGTACGAGCAACGCCACCACCGAAACCGCATGATACTGAAGTCCCGCCAGATTGGCGCAACCTGGTACTTTGCACGCGAGGCGTTGCTTGATGCGCTGAGAGATGATGTGAAATACCCGTACCAGCGCAACCAGATATTTCTGTCTGCATCCCGCCGTCAGGCTCACCAGTTCAGGGGATTCATTCAGAAAATGGCTGAAGAGGTGGACGTTGAGCTTAAGGGCGGTGACAAAATCGTACTGAGTAACGGCGCAGAGCTGCATTTCCTCGGCACGTCCGCTGCAACGGCGCAGTCATATACGGGCAACCTGAAGTTTGACGAATTCTTCTGGGTCAGCAACTTCACCAACCTGCGAAAGGTTGCGGGGGCGATGGCTACGCTGAAGGGGCTGACGCGTACCTACTTTTCAACGCCGTCAGGTGAGACCCATGAGGCTTATCCGTTCTGGACGGGCGATCGCTGGAATGAGAAACGCCCGAAGGCACAGCGCAAAGCGTTTGATGTGGGCTGGAAAACGCTGAACAGTGGGCTGTTATGCCCGGATAAAACCTGGCGTCAGATTGTCACCCTGAAGGATGTGATAGACCACGGCTGGGAGTATACCGATCTTGAAGAAATTCAGGATGAAAACAGCGAGGATGAATTCCGCAACCTGTACATGTGCGAGTTCGTTCGCGATGGCGAGTCCGCCTTCAACCTTAACGCCCTGATTGGGTGCGGGGCAGATGGTTATGACGAATGGCCGGACTGGAAGCCTTTTGCGTCCAGGCCGATGGGTAATCGTCCGGTCTGGATAGGTTATGACGCCAACGGCAGCAGCGGAAACGGTGACAGCGGCGCGATTTGCGTTGTGGTTCCACCACTTGTGCCGGGAGGTAAATTCCGCACGGTAGAAACGGAACAGGTGCGTGGCCTTGAGTTTGAAGAGCAGGCGAAAGTTATCGAAAATTTCACCTTCAAATACAACGTCCAGCATGTCGGTATAGACGTAACGGGCGGTAACGGTGAGGCCGTTTACCAGATAGTGAAGAAGTTTTTCCCGATGGCAATGCCCTACACCATGTCAATGACGTCAAAGCGCGCCCTGGTGCTGAAAATGCTACAGCTGATCCGCGCCGGGCGATGGGAATATGACCGCAGTGAGCGCGCCCTGATCAACGCCTTTAACTCTGTTCGCAAGGTAAAGACGCCTGGCGGATTCATCACCTATGACACTGACCGCTCGCGCGGCGTCAGCCACGGTGATTTAGCTTGGGCGAATATGCTCGCCATTATTAACGAACCGCTGGGCCAGGAGAGTGGCAGCGGCGGGTTTGCTATGGAGTTCTGA
- a CDS encoding lysozyme, with product MKQLIKKCSIAAIVALGITLSPGALRTTPEGQQKIAGWEDCRNTPYYCTAGVLTVGIGSTGRVEKREYSDSEIAGRWINDMRHAENCINQNFEGAYMPQSAFEAMTDAGLNVGCTGLMWFTDSQKRKQRTTIWKKAQAHEWQAMCNRLTDFVNSGGKRSQGLVNRRTDFKAWCLRDVEAGK from the coding sequence ATGAAACAGCTTATTAAAAAATGCTCCATTGCGGCCATTGTTGCGCTGGGTATCACGCTCAGTCCTGGCGCGTTGCGCACAACGCCTGAAGGTCAGCAGAAGATTGCTGGCTGGGAAGACTGCCGGAATACGCCCTACTACTGCACGGCTGGCGTGCTGACTGTTGGAATTGGTTCGACGGGACGTGTTGAAAAGCGTGAGTACAGCGACAGCGAGATCGCCGGTCGCTGGATTAACGATATGCGGCACGCTGAAAACTGCATTAACCAGAATTTTGAAGGCGCGTATATGCCACAGTCCGCCTTTGAGGCCATGACGGATGCTGGTCTTAATGTGGGGTGTACTGGCCTGATGTGGTTCACGGACAGCCAGAAGCGAAAACAGCGCACGACCATCTGGAAGAAGGCGCAGGCGCATGAATGGCAGGCGATGTGTAACCGGCTGACGGACTTTGTAAACAGCGGCGGTAAACGCAGCCAGGGACTGGTTAACCGTAGAACGGATTTTAAGGCGTGGTGCCTGCGTGACGTGGAGGCTGGAAAGTGA
- a CDS encoding phage baseplate assembly protein V, with protein sequence MSAELIRLLENILRVGVVIAVDEESWRVRVQSGELQTDWLRWNTTRAGAFSIWVPPSVGEQVWLGCIGGNPETAVIIGSLYSSDNPAPGSSLKEIVLTAPDGASFRYDAEASALEAQGMKTAHIKASASVTLETPIVECTNHLKARTFELSEGGTMKGNVTHSGGSLSSNGVTVHSHVHGGVQGGGSNTGGPK encoded by the coding sequence ATGAGCGCTGAACTGATCCGCCTGCTGGAAAATATCCTCCGCGTCGGCGTCGTTATTGCCGTTGATGAAGAGAGCTGGCGTGTGCGCGTGCAAAGCGGCGAGCTTCAGACCGACTGGCTGCGCTGGAATACCACGCGTGCCGGGGCATTCAGTATATGGGTACCGCCTTCCGTGGGTGAACAGGTCTGGCTGGGCTGTATCGGTGGCAACCCTGAAACGGCGGTCATTATCGGCAGTCTCTACAGCAGTGACAACCCTGCGCCGGGCAGCAGCCTGAAAGAGATTGTGCTGACAGCACCAGACGGTGCCTCTTTCCGCTATGACGCAGAGGCCAGCGCGCTGGAAGCGCAGGGCATGAAGACAGCACATATCAAAGCCTCTGCCAGCGTCACGCTTGAAACACCAATTGTAGAGTGCACCAACCATCTGAAAGCGCGGACGTTCGAACTGTCGGAGGGTGGCACGATGAAGGGCAATGTTACCCATTCTGGCGGATCGCTTTCGTCTAACGGGGTGACTGTTCATTCGCACGTGCATGGTGGTGTGCAGGGTGGCGGCAGCAACACAGGGGGGCCGAAATGA
- a CDS encoding phage major capsid protein, P2 family: MENTTRQLFDRYVAQQAQLNGVSTSAIAAKFAVDPTRQQRMEQAAQQNDSFLSKINVFPVNQQIGQKVLIGSKGPMAGVNNGVTSRRNPGSNHSMEPFDYMCRKVNYDYGISYEQLDAWAHMPEFQPLISKAMARQMSLDRIMIGFNGVKYSDPSDRAANPLLQDCGIGWLEKIRKEAPHRVISNVTITSRDEDNKIVAKGTYGNLGAAVYDAKNSLMDEWHKHNPDNVVILAGDLLTTSNFSAINALSQTNPNTEMLAGQLIVAQERVGNMPTFIAPYFPVTGVLITPFKNLSVYYQRGGLRRTIKEEPEYNRVATYQSSNDDFVIEDYGNVAFIDGIQFAQAEQAGE; this comes from the coding sequence ATGGAAAACACTACCCGCCAGCTGTTTGATCGGTACGTAGCCCAGCAGGCACAGCTAAACGGCGTTTCAACCTCCGCTATCGCTGCAAAATTTGCTGTAGATCCGACGCGCCAGCAGCGCATGGAACAGGCTGCACAGCAAAACGATTCTTTCCTGAGCAAAATTAACGTGTTCCCCGTCAACCAGCAGATCGGCCAGAAAGTCCTGATCGGCAGTAAAGGCCCGATGGCTGGCGTAAACAACGGCGTCACCAGTCGTCGCAACCCTGGCTCAAATCACTCAATGGAGCCGTTCGACTACATGTGCCGCAAGGTCAACTATGACTACGGCATCAGCTATGAACAGCTTGATGCGTGGGCACATATGCCGGAGTTCCAGCCGCTGATCAGCAAGGCAATGGCCCGCCAGATGTCGCTTGACCGCATCATGATTGGCTTTAACGGCGTGAAGTACAGCGATCCGTCTGACCGCGCCGCTAATCCACTGTTGCAGGATTGTGGCATCGGCTGGCTGGAGAAAATCCGTAAGGAGGCACCGCACCGCGTCATTTCTAATGTGACGATCACCTCACGCGATGAAGATAACAAGATTGTTGCAAAAGGTACTTACGGCAACCTTGGTGCTGCGGTGTACGACGCTAAAAACAGCCTCATGGATGAGTGGCACAAGCATAACCCGGATAACGTGGTGATTCTGGCGGGTGACCTGCTGACGACCAGCAATTTTTCGGCCATCAACGCCTTAAGCCAGACCAACCCGAATACCGAAATGCTGGCCGGTCAGCTGATTGTTGCGCAGGAGCGCGTAGGCAACATGCCGACCTTTATCGCGCCTTACTTCCCTGTAACTGGCGTACTGATTACGCCGTTCAAAAACCTGTCGGTGTACTACCAGCGCGGCGGTCTGCGCCGGACGATAAAAGAAGAGCCGGAATACAACCGTGTCGCAACGTATCAGTCTTCAAACGATGACTTCGTCATTGAAGACTACGGCAATGTTGCGTTCATTGACGGCATTCAGTTCGCCCAGGCCGAACAGGCTGGCGAGTGA
- a CDS encoding DUF2570 domain-containing protein encodes MKITAILCALLALASCGLLWQTHQRGKDSVRNEALSREVKSNGEVLDELRALTADAREVLAQLRATEQQRNAEGEKRRENMRDAIKDDTCASTVVPASVSNSLQHRTAAAANENRARTGAGKPDGSNASAGTDRPGNVGRNSHLE; translated from the coding sequence GTGAAGATTACAGCCATTTTATGCGCGCTGCTGGCGCTGGCCTCTTGTGGCTTGCTCTGGCAGACACATCAGCGCGGTAAAGACTCCGTGCGCAATGAAGCACTTTCCCGCGAGGTGAAGAGTAATGGTGAGGTGCTGGATGAGCTGCGGGCGCTGACTGCTGATGCCCGCGAAGTCCTTGCACAGTTGAGGGCAACCGAACAGCAAAGAAACGCCGAGGGAGAAAAACGACGTGAAAACATGCGCGATGCCATCAAAGACGATACGTGTGCCAGTACTGTTGTTCCTGCTTCTGTCAGTAACAGCCTGCAACACCGTACCGCCGCAGCCGCAAATGAAAATCGTGCACGAACCGGTGCCGGAAAGCCTGACGGCAGCAACGCCAGCGCCGGAACTGACCGCCCCGGTAACGTGGGGCGCAATAGCCATCTGGAGTGA
- a CDS encoding phage tail protein, with product MGLSFFHRLNDWLTFTMSAMVTSIGVMTLSEKIALAGLLVGMVFGARGWIYRARIERGQKRRNELINQILEQAEHRQMSESERRALDLLQQNEPEDETAY from the coding sequence ATGGGATTAAGTTTCTTTCACCGCCTGAATGACTGGCTGACATTCACCATGTCAGCAATGGTCACGAGTATCGGCGTCATGACACTAAGCGAAAAGATTGCGCTGGCCGGTCTTCTCGTCGGGATGGTTTTTGGTGCCCGTGGATGGATCTATCGCGCCCGCATCGAACGGGGGCAGAAGCGTCGCAACGAACTGATTAACCAGATCCTTGAGCAGGCAGAACACAGGCAGATGAGTGAATCAGAGCGCCGGGCGCTTGACCTTCTGCAACAGAATGAGCCGGAAGATGAAACAGCTTATTAA
- the gpM gene encoding phage terminase small subunit, which produces MLTPAQRHFQKVMAERRGQADEESDIQRTAHEQILHRLRMDLSRLSGVQSEETKAEMKKSMLPEYEGWIEGTLDGDNGRQDEVITRLMVWAIDCRDYALALRLGRYVVRHGLTLPDNFNRTAATFLTEEMSKPVLTLAAADADADLTASTAVLDEVAEIVANSDMPDVVRAKLCKARALARRGATDITTKAEALALFREALTRNPNAGVKKEIATLAREVKKLSADSGTGEGDTASTDKTDGTAEPVPEKTTTASAAGKATARKTTTKTATGKATKRKPASQKKN; this is translated from the coding sequence ATGTTAACACCGGCACAACGACATTTTCAGAAGGTCATGGCAGAACGCCGGGGCCAGGCGGATGAAGAATCCGATATCCAGCGCACTGCGCATGAGCAAATTCTGCATCGCCTGCGTATGGACTTGTCCCGCCTTAGCGGCGTGCAGTCCGAAGAAACCAAAGCCGAAATGAAAAAATCCATGCTGCCTGAATATGAGGGATGGATTGAAGGCACGCTCGACGGTGACAACGGGCGGCAGGATGAAGTCATCACCAGGCTGATGGTCTGGGCGATTGACTGCCGTGACTATGCGCTTGCGTTGAGGCTGGGGCGCTATGTGGTGCGCCACGGGCTGACGCTGCCGGATAACTTCAACCGCACGGCAGCAACATTCCTGACCGAAGAAATGAGTAAACCGGTGCTGACGCTTGCCGCTGCTGATGCTGACGCTGATTTAACGGCCAGTACCGCAGTGCTTGATGAAGTGGCGGAGATTGTCGCCAACAGTGATATGCCGGATGTGGTGCGCGCCAAGTTGTGCAAGGCTCGTGCACTTGCCCGCCGTGGTGCGACTGATATCACGACCAAAGCGGAAGCGCTGGCGCTGTTCCGTGAGGCGCTGACGCGCAACCCCAACGCGGGGGTGAAAAAAGAGATTGCCACGCTTGCCCGTGAAGTTAAGAAGCTGTCTGCGGATAGCGGCACGGGTGAAGGCGATACGGCCAGCACCGACAAAACTGACGGTACTGCAGAGCCTGTTCCTGAAAAGACCACCACCGCCAGCGCAGCAGGTAAAGCGACGGCGCGTAAAACCACGACTAAGACGGCAACAGGCAAAGCGACAAAGCGCAAGCCTGCCAGCCAGAAAAAGAATTAA
- a CDS encoding peptidase, giving the protein MKIVHEPVPESLTAATPAPELTAPVTWGAIAIWSDRLRDALDTCNADKAAIADLDLRRLKRLTDHARATP; this is encoded by the coding sequence ATGAAAATCGTGCACGAACCGGTGCCGGAAAGCCTGACGGCAGCAACGCCAGCGCCGGAACTGACCGCCCCGGTAACGTGGGGCGCAATAGCCATCTGGAGTGATCGCCTGCGCGATGCGCTGGATACCTGCAACGCCGATAAGGCGGCGATAGCCGATCTCGATCTGCGCCGCCTGAAAAGACTGACTGACCACGCGAGGGCCACACCATGA
- a CDS encoding phage tail protein, producing MLKADSLRETLTRANKWCRANPEAFTVFVEEGNIETTGETPSFMYRYTLVLFVMNFAGDIDDFTLPLMAWLWHNQPDLLLNPEKNRNIKFTTLINNDDAADILFEMPLRERVKVTLDANGIPRAEHLPEPKPRIPSAEGDWSAIFEDVTWEADAHE from the coding sequence ATGCTGAAAGCTGACTCACTGCGCGAGACCCTGACCCGCGCTAACAAATGGTGCAGAGCCAACCCTGAAGCCTTCACCGTTTTTGTGGAAGAAGGGAACATCGAGACGACCGGCGAAACACCATCGTTTATGTACCGCTATACCCTGGTGCTGTTTGTGATGAATTTTGCCGGTGATATTGATGATTTCACGTTGCCGTTAATGGCATGGCTCTGGCACAACCAGCCCGATCTGCTGCTGAACCCGGAGAAGAACAGGAACATTAAATTTACGACCCTTATCAACAACGACGATGCCGCCGACATTCTTTTTGAAATGCCGCTGCGCGAGCGCGTGAAGGTCACTCTGGATGCAAACGGCATTCCGCGTGCGGAACATTTGCCGGAACCTAAGCCGCGCATCCCGTCAGCGGAGGGCGACTGGAGCGCCATCTTTGAGGATGTGACATGGGAGGCTGACGCCCATGAGTAA
- a CDS encoding GPO family capsid scaffolding protein, which yields MASAAKPARKKFRVAVSGATVDGREIRPEHLRDAAANYSPDVYGARVNVEHYLSPFPGSDFGAMGDVTALSAEDISEGPLAGRTALYAEIEPSERMKKLTDEGKKIYSSIELHPQFALNGKAYVMGLAMTDTPASLGTERLKFAAQQRQQVMSFNNQQGEAPLFTDAIEAEIIELAEQRSDEGKQWFGRVMGIIGKGRKSDGEQFSQVRDAVENVAQSHADLLDSFNELSRAREQDSQAIQKLTADLAAMSSKLGATDANFSQREPANGGANAQLAEY from the coding sequence ATGGCTAGCGCAGCTAAACCAGCCCGTAAGAAATTCCGCGTTGCTGTCTCTGGTGCCACCGTTGACGGGCGTGAAATTCGCCCTGAGCACCTTCGTGATGCAGCAGCAAACTACAGCCCGGACGTGTACGGCGCACGCGTCAACGTGGAGCACTACCTTTCGCCATTCCCCGGCAGTGATTTCGGCGCGATGGGTGATGTGACGGCGCTGAGTGCTGAAGATATCAGTGAAGGCCCGCTCGCCGGACGCACAGCGCTTTACGCCGAAATTGAACCATCTGAGCGCATGAAGAAGCTGACAGATGAAGGCAAGAAAATTTATTCCAGCATTGAACTGCACCCGCAGTTTGCGCTGAACGGCAAGGCGTATGTCATGGGGCTGGCGATGACCGATACCCCGGCAAGCCTCGGCACCGAACGCCTGAAGTTTGCCGCGCAGCAGCGTCAGCAGGTTATGTCATTCAACAATCAGCAGGGTGAAGCCCCGCTGTTCACCGATGCCATTGAGGCTGAAATTATCGAACTGGCTGAGCAGCGCAGCGATGAAGGCAAACAGTGGTTCGGGCGTGTCATGGGGATTATCGGCAAAGGCCGTAAATCTGACGGTGAGCAGTTCAGCCAGGTGCGTGACGCCGTGGAGAACGTAGCTCAGTCCCATGCCGATCTGCTGGACAGCTTCAACGAACTGAGCCGCGCCCGCGAACAGGACAGTCAGGCCATCCAGAAGCTGACCGCCGACCTTGCCGCCATGAGCAGCAAGCTGGGGGCCACTGACGCCAATTTCAGCCAGCGGGAACCCGCAAACGGCGGCGCAAACGCGCAGCTTGCTGAATACTGA
- a CDS encoding head completion/stabilization protein, with translation MSSLVANKRVLPAGSDTPDVDDGDTTVSAGDFWPVIKLADLRLAARITGGITTSRLMHVTTEAVAHVTAQLLDWRAGQVKAGFHTLEDVPSVLLSGDTEKLIINGENVKVYRFRRAVYSIARALVLEGYRDVDTTAKGDKDAAALDLQRDDLWRDARWSIADIRDTPRLYAELC, from the coding sequence ATGAGCAGCCTTGTGGCAAATAAGCGCGTGTTGCCTGCCGGCAGTGATACCCCCGATGTTGATGATGGTGATACTACCGTCAGCGCCGGGGACTTCTGGCCGGTGATTAAACTGGCCGATCTCCGTCTGGCCGCGCGTATCACTGGCGGTATCACTACGTCCAGGCTGATGCACGTCACCACGGAAGCGGTAGCCCATGTCACCGCGCAGTTACTTGACTGGCGTGCCGGTCAGGTCAAAGCAGGTTTTCACACGCTGGAAGATGTGCCTTCAGTCCTGCTGTCAGGTGATACGGAAAAGCTGATTATCAACGGTGAAAACGTGAAGGTGTACCGCTTCCGGCGTGCAGTCTATTCGATTGCCAGGGCGCTGGTACTCGAAGGCTATCGCGACGTTGATACCACAGCAAAAGGCGACAAAGACGCCGCCGCGCTTGACCTGCAACGGGATGATCTCTGGCGGGATGCCCGCTGGAGTATTGCCGACATTCGCGACACGCCGCGCCTCTATGCGGAGCTTTGCTGA
- a CDS encoding baseplate J/gp47 family protein has product MATVDLSQLPQPQIIEVLDFEVILSEVKAVMLAAFPQEQQASVAAALELESEPLNVIAQVVAYREMMLRQRINDGAAACMLSHAVSSDLDNLAGNLNTERLIITPETATTDAVTESDTALRLRAQAAFEGLSVAGPTGAYEYFAKSASGKVADAKAISPSPAVVVVSVLSTEGDGTASAELLATVDKALSADDKRPVADRLTVQAAEIVNYQINAMLYFYPGPESEPIHTAAQDALQSWLNQQGKIGRDVARSAIMAALHVQGVQRVELLEPASDIVIADTQAARCESFAIETGGTDE; this is encoded by the coding sequence ATGGCAACAGTTGATTTATCGCAGCTACCGCAGCCGCAAATTATCGAAGTGCTGGACTTTGAAGTCATTCTCAGCGAGGTCAAAGCCGTCATGCTGGCGGCATTCCCGCAGGAACAGCAGGCTTCTGTTGCCGCCGCGCTGGAGCTGGAATCCGAACCACTGAACGTGATCGCCCAGGTAGTTGCTTACCGTGAAATGATGCTCAGGCAGCGGATTAATGACGGTGCGGCGGCGTGTATGTTGAGCCATGCCGTATCGTCCGATCTTGATAATCTCGCGGGCAACCTGAACACCGAACGCCTGATCATAACCCCGGAGACGGCAACCACTGACGCGGTAACAGAAAGTGATACCGCACTGCGTCTGCGCGCGCAGGCTGCGTTTGAAGGGCTAAGCGTGGCGGGGCCAACCGGTGCATATGAATATTTTGCCAAAAGTGCCAGCGGCAAAGTGGCGGACGCCAAAGCGATCAGCCCGTCGCCTGCTGTGGTGGTGGTCTCTGTGCTGTCTACCGAAGGTGACGGCACTGCCAGTGCGGAACTGCTGGCGACGGTGGATAAAGCGCTGTCTGCTGACGATAAGCGCCCCGTTGCCGATCGTCTGACCGTTCAGGCAGCAGAGATAGTGAATTATCAGATCAATGCGATGCTGTATTTCTATCCCGGCCCGGAGTCTGAACCAATCCATACCGCCGCGCAGGACGCGCTTCAGTCCTGGCTGAATCAGCAGGGCAAGATTGGCCGTGACGTTGCCCGCTCAGCCATTATGGCGGCGCTTCATGTTCAAGGCGTGCAGAGGGTGGAGCTGCTGGAGCCTGCCAGCGATATTGTGATCGCCGATACGCAGGCAGCGCGGTGCGAGTCCTTCGCGATAGAAACCGGGGGCACTGATGAATAA
- a CDS encoding GPW/gp25 family protein translates to MTVRYTGMNPDGTGQLTDTDQLWNSVRDILTTPLASRVMRRDYGSMIPDLLDEPQNEVTRLQCMSAAVIALTMWEPRIALNGINISYSKDGAVTAELVGIITETMQTAGSALTLRSGSNGNS, encoded by the coding sequence ATGACAGTCCGCTATACCGGGATGAACCCGGACGGCACGGGCCAGCTTACCGATACAGATCAGCTGTGGAATTCAGTACGCGACATACTGACCACGCCGCTGGCAAGCCGGGTTATGCGGAGGGACTACGGCAGCATGATCCCCGATCTGCTGGATGAACCACAGAACGAAGTGACGCGCCTGCAATGTATGAGTGCGGCAGTGATCGCCCTGACGATGTGGGAGCCGCGTATTGCCCTGAACGGCATCAATATCAGTTATTCAAAGGATGGCGCTGTTACCGCTGAACTGGTCGGTATTATCACCGAAACCATGCAGACGGCAGGCAGTGCGCTAACGCTCAGGAGTGGCAGCAATGGCAACAGTTGA
- a CDS encoding tail protein X, whose product MKVKALQGDTVDLLCWRHYGTTQGVTEKVLSANPGLSQQVFLDAGQEIELPEIARKATQEMVQLWD is encoded by the coding sequence ATGAAAGTGAAGGCATTGCAGGGTGATACGGTGGATTTGCTTTGCTGGCGTCACTACGGCACCACGCAGGGCGTGACCGAAAAAGTGTTATCTGCCAATCCAGGACTGAGCCAGCAGGTTTTTCTTGATGCCGGTCAGGAGATTGAGCTGCCGGAAATCGCGCGTAAAGCGACACAGGAGATGGTGCAGCTATGGGATTAA